DNA sequence from the Microtus ochrogaster isolate Prairie Vole_2 chromosome 2, MicOch1.0, whole genome shotgun sequence genome:
GAGATAGGtatatagatgatagaagatagatagatagatagatagatagatagatagatagatagatagatagatagatagataggaagatagatagatagatagatagatagatagatagatagatagatagatgtaaatAAATGATAGGTACATTAGATAAATATCACTgactatccattcatctattgatgCATTCCAAGGTTGAATCAAATTCTTTAAGTTCTTTGCTGTAATGAATAGAGCATCAATAAACATGGGGATGCAAATATCTCTGAGATAATCTTTGTAATCTAGAGTCTAGATATTCACACAGATCAGGACAATTGACTGGTCTATCAAGTTGGAAATGTTTAAATTCTTTGAATTTGAAAGCACTCAGAATCCTCTCTACTGTTTAAGAAAATAAGCTGATAATCACCAACTATAGTCATGTTGTCCACCATTTTTTCGCCTTTGGTGTGAACTCTTAGCTCCACATTAAGGTGAGATTAGATGGCACTTGTATTTCAGAGCTTGACATGTTTTACTTAAAGGTCTTACTTTCTAGATGAGTAAATAATTTTGGTATCCCTTTTAGAAggaatagaaaaaataagaagagcACACATAAAGCCATATGTAGTCTTCtataaacacatacagacacatgctacATGATATAATGTACACtcctctgcacacatacacacacaggctccaTGATGCAACATAACTCCTCTACACATAAACAAGCTACATAATGCAATGTACAcccctctacacacatacacaagttaCACGATGAAGCATATActccactgcacacacacaagctacTTGATGCACTGtacactcctacacacacacacacacacacacatacacacacacaagctacaTGATGCACTGTAGAAGGAGCTGAAGGCCGCTTcatgcctcccagctcccagccaccagctagctctatacccgaaataacaacacacaaactgcattcttctaaacactgcttggcccattagctctagcccttactggctaattctcatatcccatacaacccatctctaataatctgtgtagcaccagtcttactgggaaagtttcagcatgcctgacctggcggcttgcttcattgcatctgccctgtaaaggagcggcatggcatctgacctcacttccttctacccagcatcctgttctatttattccacctacctaagttctaacctatcaggccaagcagtttctttattaaccaatgaaatcaacagattgatatatgacactcccacatcatgtacactcctacacacacacacacatacacacacacaagctacaTGATGCACTGTACACTCTTAGACACATATACATTTACTTGTGAATGTGAGTGCACTACATAATGCGTTTATTTCAGAGATCTTCTGATACAATTTCAAAGAGATAATCTTTATTAAACATGAACTGTTCTAGAACACTGAAATTCAGTAAGCcctcaaattttttttctgaaatgatatggcatttttatttaaactcagTAACCATAGcacagatagataaatgattaCTTATAAATTCATATACAAGGGTACTAAAGgaaagattttcaaataaaatctaaTATCATGCTAAAATATAACACAAGAGAAAATGCTATTTACTTGAAGAGTACCAGGTTTATCAAAGTAAGCACCATACTCTTTGCTGGTTATTTcctatttctgttgctttctcaCTATTGCagcaaaatatttcacaaaaacCACTCAAGAAAGGAAGACTGTGTTTATTTCACTCATGATTTGAGGGTACCATCATGAGTAAAGGCACCAGGCCAGGAAGTCCTGCTGTAAAGTGCTTGAgttggctggtcacattgtgtcttcATTTAGAAAGCTGACACTTGTGCATCTTAGCactcagtttggttttcccttaTTCCTTTATGTTCAGTCAATAACTCCAGCTCAGTGATTGGTCCTGCCCACAGTTAGTGCAGGTTTTTGAGCTTCTTAGACACTCCCTCAATCCAGCCTAGAAATTCCCTTGCAACATGCCAGTGACTTGTCTCCTATAGAAGTCCAAATTCCATCTAATCAACCAATAGGATTAACCATCAAGTCACCCACATATTGACTTTCTTCTGGGGATATCTAAAAAATAGTTCATGCAGAAATGACAAGGCAAATGAGCACAGGAAATAAGATAGTTAAATATAGTATGTTTCAAAATGAAGTATTAccaaaatttaagaatttttaataatgatgaatatGCAAATATCTTAGAAAAGATATTAAGCAATTTTCAGGAAACatctttgagatttttgtttttattgttcttgctgtttgcttgcttttaaagCACAatacaaggggctggagagatggcttagcacttAGGAGCAACTGCTGCTCATGCAGAGTCACGTTCAGTTCTCAGGCCCTCCATCAAGCAGCTCAGGACCACCTAAACTCCAGCCTCGGGGAATTTGACACCATTTTCTGGTCTTCATGGGCATGCAAAGCTATATACCATAATCATTTagagacacaaacatacacacagatagacaaatAAATCTCAAGAAGACACAGtacattaaaatatgtatactatGCAAATTTAAGAAGTTTGCTGAAAATATCTACTCACTAAGCTGtttatagaataagaaaaacagaCCAAATTCCATGAACCAATCTTCCTGGTCACTCAGAGAAGAAGGGATGAAAACGAGGTGGGTACTGGCAGAATAAATCAGATGAATTTAAAAGTGTTAATATGATCAGCATGCATCCTTTTGTGCCGCACACAAATTCACAGGATGATACATTACATATTTGAAAAACTTGAAAGTTTAACCCCAACACTAAAAACTaaggagaaatagaaaacctaattaaACCAGGAAAACCCTATGAGAATAACTATTATAACCACTATATATATGCCTAATGAGGTGGTggtcacacatttaatcccagcactgtaatCCCAATgtctggaaagcagaggcaggcaaatagGAATTACAAtgacttaaatttaaaaactgcttgAAAAAGGCAGGCTGAAATTTAAAGTGAATGTCCTTTGTGAccttaaaacaaatatatttaaaccTTGAATctatatataaagagaaagcagaataTAGGTATATTTATCTACACATAGTGAGGTATATTTAGtctcaaattttcaaaataatttaattgaaacAGAAAACTTTTTCTGTTGCCAAAAAAAACATTTTACCCTAGGAAAGATATAACCTGGCAAAACAGGAAGACCCCagttagggttggggcagggttttgcttttatctttccaaaaaaataaaaggacccAACCAAGGAAACCAGAGACCACTGGATAAGTGAAACATCTGTAGAAAAAAGATAGATCATCTGGAGAAAATAACCCAACACATAGAGTAAACTGGCCAAGTGGTATTGCCCCCTCCAGCTGACCAACTCAGAGCTCCAGATGAGCACCAGCACCCATATCACCATCTTGCCTGAGCAGTTGTCCCTTCCTGCCAATCAACCACCCAATGTGGGTAGGAGGCAGGACAGCCTGGTGGGTTGTTCCCTTATTTCTCCCTGGCTCATGACCGTCCCTCCCAAGGGAGATTCCCAAATACTTGTTTCTACTGCCCTCTACAGTCTTAAGTGGCAAGTGGTCTTTATGTGGCCCCAattcaataaaatactaaagCTGTTTTGGGGGTAGGAGCACGACTCTTTCCTCTAAACCCACATGGGCTTGCTAAAGAAAACCCCAAAaagtctctgtatctctgtctcagACCAGAAGAGTCACCGGGTATGGGACAGaggaaaatcaaaaaataagTGAGTATTCTATTGCCACTAATTTCAtaatgttttggttttcatttgacTCTCTAAAAACCTGTCTtttctatttagacaaaaggggaaacaTTACAGAATATTTGGTCACACTCTGAACCTTAACATTGcattatttactgaaaaaaaaatctgtttctagaTGTGGTATGGCTCAGTCctagcatgcacctttaatccaagagtttTCCGCTAATTGTAAAGAATAAAGTCTACCACAGGTCATAGGTGGAGCAACCACCTGGTTGACAAGAAGTGAGAGaggaaaatccacagagaaagagagagaggagagtccACAAAGAGAGGcgcacaggaagtagaaaggaggAACCTTCAGTTTAAGGCAGGCTTATTCGGAAGGCATAGGTGGAGGACAAAGGTGCTAGGTGCTTTTTTGTCTCTCTGAGCCAATTTGGTTTCACTCCATCATCTGGCTCCCGATACTTTATTGAAAAAATCAAACAATTCAGATTTAGTCAAAAACAACATATTGTCATGTTTTATTAAGATGTTTTCAACTTAAAACATATAGAGTATTCAATGTGTCTCatttgtctccaaaaaacaaaaacaagaactccAAAATGTTGGAACTGACCAGTGaaagaatttgaaattaaaattttaatttgggaGAATTTCTAATAATAGATTCAATATCTTTATGAGATGTAAATTATTCAAATTACTTAATTTTCAATCATGTGATAAACTTCACTTAATAGACTTATACATATCTGAAGCTGGAAAAGAATGGTATCCACTTTTGTTTCaggaaaaattttctttaaaatgtttgctttttttatctCTAAAGTATTTTAAGCACATggaaaaagaattaacaaaaacatctttatGCATCCATCTTCTATCTTACCAACTTATaatctatttaaaatttaatactatagccgggcggtggtggcgcacgcctttaatcccagcactcgggaggcagaggcaggcggatNNNNNNNNNNNNNNNNNNNNNNNNNNNNNNNNNNNNNNNNNNNNNNNNNNNNNNNNNNNNNNNNNNNNNNNNNNNNNNNNNNNNNNNNNNNNNNNNNNNNNNNNNNNNNNNNNNNNNNNNNNNNNNNNNNNNNNNNNNNNNNNNNNNNNNNNNNNNNNNNNNNNNNNNNNNNNNNNNNNNNNNNNNNNNNNNNNNNNNNNNNNNNNNNNNNNNNNNNNNNNNNNNNNNNNNNNNNNNNNNNNNNNNNNNNNNNNNNNNNNNNNNNNNNNNNNNNNNNNNNNNNNNNNNNNNNNNNNNNNNNNNNNNNNNNNNNNNNNNNNNNNNNNNNNNNNNNNNNNNNNNNNNNNNNNNNNNNNNNNNNNNNNNNNNNNNNNNNNNNNNNNNNNNNNNNNNNNNNNNNNNNNNNNNNNNNNNNNNNNNNNNNNNNNNNNNNNNNNNNNNNNNNNNNNNNNNNNNNNNNNNNNNNNNNNNNNNNNNNNNNNNNNNNNNNNNNNNNNNNNNNNNNNNNNNNNNNNNNNNNNNNNNNNNNNNNNNNNNNNNNNNNNNNNNNNNNNNNNNNNNNNNNNNNNNNNNNNNNNNNNNNNNNNNNNNNNNNNNNNNNNNNNNNNNNNNNNNNNNNNNNNNNNNNNNNNNNNNNNNNNNNNNNNNNNNNNNNNNNNNNNNNNNNNNNNNNNNNNNNNNNNNNNNNNNNNNNNNNNNNNNNNNNNNNNNNNNNNNNNNNNNNNNNNNNNNNNNNNNNNNNNNNNNNNNNNNNNNNNNNNNNNNNNNNNNNNNNNNNNNAGGTTAAGGCAAATGAACTGTGTCAGGAAAAAGTTTCTTATTAAAGTTGTGAGAATACAATAACATCCCAGTCAGTATAGAAATAGATCCCTGAAGATCAACACTCAAGATTCAGACTTCATTTATTATGCTCCACACTATTTATGGAAACCAAATAATACAAAAGGAAGTAAAATTCTggatagagaaaaatcaaagaatgcAGGTCACAGAGTAAAGATGCTTAGAAAAAATAAGGCATCACAGAACAGTAATCCATGGGTTATAgattcaaatatttattcaatagtAGCTGGAGAATCCATACCCTCCACAGCATGAAGGGCGGCAGCAGCCATATCCATAGCCTCCAAAGCCAGAGCCAAATCCATAGCCACCGTAACCAGAGCCATATCCATAGCCTCCACAACCACAGCCATAGCCCAGTCTGCGGATGTTATTACATCCACAGCCATAGCCTCCATAGCCATAGCCCAGACCCCCAAAGCCTCCATAGCCATAGCCCAGGCCTCCGTAGTAGCTGCTGTAGTAGCTCATGATGTCCGGAGTGGTAGGTTTGGTTTGCAGTTGCAGGACAATGCTGTCAGTTCAGCTGCACAAGGCCATTTATATATACCTGGAGAAACCACACCTCTAAATGCAATTCGTTAAAACTATTCATTAAAATTGAAAACTATGTGAACAATCTTGCTTCTTAGGACTCAACCCCATGCTCTCCTTGTTTGCATGTGCGGTGACTTAAAGGCCGTGCGGCATGTTTGATGTTCTGCTTTCTTTGGATGCCTAGAAAATTGCTTTgtctctaattaaaaaaaaaaaaaatactgtgctGTTTATAGTCCCCGTGTATGCTTGAGTTGCTCAGCTTCAAACTCTACAATAAACTCTTTGACTTCAAATATTGAAATGGTATCTCATGAAGTTGTCTTTACCCTCCAACTTCATCCTTCTTTTGACATTCCACTGttgaagaatttttttcccaAGCCAAGTAGATGTGCCATCATTCTTTTGGCAAGAATCCACATGCACTAAATCATAACTGTAGAAATGTTAGTCcaaatgaaaagatgaaaataaactaTGATGTGTATCTTAATGCCATGCATTCTACAGTCAACTGAGAATCACATTTAGTAGTGCAATAATCATATCTAAATAATCATAGATGAAACTCAATGGGACTTCTGAAATGTCATGTCTCCCATATAGTCTGCTTGATAGACATCACTAAACAGAGAAAACCCTGCTATTTGCATTTAAATAGGTACCTCCAAGTTTCTAAATAGGTGCCTTTATTTAGGTTGTAGATTTCAATCATTCAAAAAATTCTACAGCTATATACTTAAAGAAATTTAACACGATTTATTGCactctatctatctctgtctctgtctttctgtgtctgtatatctctctctgcatgtgtgtgtaaatcaAAAAGTTGTGATTCAGGAACATGCAGAATCATGCAGTCATCTTCCTAGGCAGGTCAGATATATTTATGTGTTTCATCTCTTGAACATAGCTCAAAAGTTAAATTTGAATCTAAgttatttttctcccattttattaaTCTGCCTACTTTTAATAATCACATAA
Encoded proteins:
- the LOC101999834 gene encoding keratin-associated protein 19-8-like isoform X2, producing the protein MSYYSSYYGGLGYGYGGFGGLGYGYGGYGCGCNNIRRLGYGCGCGGYGYGCCRPSCCGGYGFSSYY
- the LOC101999834 gene encoding keratin-associated protein 19-3-like isoform X1; protein product: MSYYSSYYGGLGYGYGGFGGLGYGYGGYGCGCNNIRRLGYGCGCGGYGYGSGYGGYGFGSGFGGYGYGCCRPSCCGGYGFSSYY